From one Lycium ferocissimum isolate CSIRO_LF1 chromosome 7, AGI_CSIRO_Lferr_CH_V1, whole genome shotgun sequence genomic stretch:
- the LOC132063589 gene encoding uncharacterized protein LOC132063589 — protein MTAAPFLIESNLKYNPLLYTPNPIQYTRLLHHQKLTPSKLSKPTKLTVKCFNKNHKNGIFNDKNGLELKNKETPFEKVAKSVMKALKALRKPAVAAVLVGLLLMYDPNSALAASGGRIGGKSFSSSRSSMSSSRGYSMRTGEPKFSYSVPYYAPSPFGFGGGGVYVGPAVGFGSTAFLVMMGFAAFVLVSGFLSDRSEGSVLTATDKTSVLKLQVGLLGLGRSLQKDLNRIAEVADTSTPEGLSYVLTETTLALLRHPDYCISAYSSVDVKRGMEEAENRFNQLSIEERGKFDEETLVNVNNIRRKSSTSQRSNGFSNEYIVVTILVAAEGAYKLPTINGSGDLKEALQKIASIPSSRTLAVEILWTPQNENDTLSERELLEDYSLLRPL, from the exons ATGACTGCTGCTCCTTTCTTGATTGAATCAAACCTCAAATATAACCCTTTGTTGTATACTCCAAACCCAATACAATATACCCGTTTACTCCATCACCAAAAGCTTACACCCTCAAAACTCTCCAAACCCACCAAGCTTACCGTCAAATGCTTCAACAAGAACCATAAAAATGGGATCTTTAATGATAAAAACGGGTTAGAATTGAAAAACAAAGAAACCCCATTTGAGAAAGTTGCTAAAAGTGTTATGAAAGCCCTTAAAGCTTTGCGAAAACCCGCTGTAGCAGCTGTACTagtcgggttgttgttgatgtatgATCCGAATTCAGCATTGGCTGCTTCTGGTGGGAGGATTGGTGGCAAGTCTTTTTCGTCGTCGCGTAGCTCAATGTCTTCGTCTAGGGGGTATTCTATGAGGACAGGAGAACCTAAGTTTTCGTATTCGGTACCATATTATGCTCCCTCCCCTTTTGGTTTTGGTGGGGGTGGAGTTTATGTAGGACCAGCTGTTGGTTTTGGGTCAACTGCATTTTTGGTTATGATGGGTTTTGCTGCTTTTGTTTTGGTTTCGGGGTTTCTGTCTGATCGGTCTGAGGGCAGTGTGCTTACTGCAACTGACAAAACTAGTGTTCTCAAGCTGCAG gTTGGGTTGTTGGGCTTGGGTAGATCACTTCAAAAGGATCTCAACCGGATTGCAGAAGTGGCAGATACATCCACACCAGAGGGTTTAAGCTACGTCTTGACGG AGACAACATTAGCTTTGCTTCGACACCCTGATTATTGCATCTCAGCTTATTCATCT GTTGATGTCAAGAGGGGCATGGAGGAAGCCGAGAATCGATTCAATCAACTTTCCATTGAGGAACGTGGTAAATTTGATGAAGAGACACTTGTGAATGTGAACAACATTAGGAGGAAAAGCTCTACGAGCCAGAGGTCAAATGGATTTAGCAATGAATACATAGTG GTTACAATCTTGGTAGCTGCTGAAGGTGCTTATAAATTGCCTACTATTAATGGAAGTGGAGACTTGAAAGAAGCCTTGCAAAAGATCGCTTCTATTCCTTCCAGTAGAACACTG GCAGTTGAGATTTTATGGACCCCACAGAACGAAAACGACACATTATCAGAACGAGAACTTCTTGAGGACTACTCTCTCTTGAGGCCTCTGTAA